Proteins found in one Dermacentor silvarum isolate Dsil-2018 chromosome 8, BIME_Dsil_1.4, whole genome shotgun sequence genomic segment:
- the LOC119462105 gene encoding uncharacterized protein LOC119462105, with translation MWKVAISALCFVVLAHAGTLRGGFGGVGLGGLGGAGLGAGLGVGLGAGTYGGGYAGGYGGHGGGYRGGYGGLVGGGLVGGVGGLGGGYYGGGGRGYYGGGGYRSYADETPKPYNFGYVAQGPDGTSSRQEVADGSGTVQGVYTISTAEGGQRTVKYAADAGGFRASVDTNEPGTQNESPADVALRSSQPHASVLASKYGPAGGAGGYRARGFGGAGYGGAYGGGYGWLRRRLRSRRSRRCRRCRRRLRCRRTVRRSRGLPRRRRAWKAWPRLAVTDEEGRPRLRRPLCETRRTSTRVHPFWPSPRSPSVSCTGVGVLSCVS, from the exons ATGTGGAAG GTAGCGATCTCCGCCCTCTGCTTCGTCGTCCTGGCCCACGCCGGAACCCTCCGCGGTGGTTTCGGTGGTGTCGGGCTGGGCGGCCTCGGCGGCGCTGGACTCGGCGCTGGACTCGGCGTTGGACTCGGAGCTGGCACCTACGGTGGAGGATACGCAGGCGGATACGGCGGCCATGGTGGTGGCTACAGGGGTGGCTACGGTGGCCTCGTCGGAGGTGGACTCGTCGGAGGCGTCGGGGGACTCGGAGGCGGTTACTACGGAGGCGGCGGCCGTGGATACTACGGAGGCGGA GGCTACAGGTCGTACGCGGACGAGACGCCCAAGCCGTACAACTTCGGCTACGTAGCCCAGGGTCCCGATGGTACTAGCTCGCGCCAGGAGGTCGCCGACGGCAGCGGCACCGTCCAAGGTGTCTACACCATCAGCACGGCCGAGGGCGGCCAGAGGACGGTGAAGTACGCCGCCGACGCTGGCGGTTTCCGCGCCAGCGTCGACACCAACGAGCCCGGCACTCAGAACGAGAGCCCCGCCGACGTGGCCCTCCGGTCTTCCCAGCCTCACGCCTCCGTGCTGGCGTCCAAGTACGGCCCTGCCGGAGGAGCTGGCGGCTACAGAGCCCGTGGATTCGGAGGAGCCGGCTACGGCGGAGCGTACGGAGGCGGATACGGCTGGTTACGGCGGCGGCTACGGTCTCGGAGGTCTCGGCGGTGTCGGCGGTGTCGGCGGCGGCTACGGTGTCGGAGGACTGTACGGCGGAGCCGGGGCCTTCCGCGGCGTCGGAGGGCATGGAAAGCATGGCCACGGCTGGCAGTGACTGATGAAGAAGGCCGTCCACGTCTTCGCCGTCCTTTGTGCGAGACTCGCCGCACTAGCACGAGAGTGCACCCCTTTTGGCCGAGTCCTCGATCCCCCTCCGTTTCCTGTACAGGTGTCGGTGTTTTGTCGTGTGTTAGTTGA